ATTGATGACGAGCTTCGAGCCGCTGTAATAATTCGCCGTTTCCTCCGGGGGAATAAAGCCTTTGTGGATGAACGGAGACAGAGTTTCGAACGTCTTAAGCCGCTCCCAGAATCCGCCGACGATAAGTGTCCGGTGCCGGATTAACATAGGGGCTAGACGGTCGAAAAGCTCGGTCCGGTTAAAAAAGGCATTGCCTATAAAAACGATGTCATAGCAATACTCCGGCCCGGTACGGCGTGGATTGAACATTCCCGGATTGACGCACAGCGGCAAATAATGCACCGATCCCGCTCCATGTGACCGGTAAAACTCCACACATCCCAGCTCGTGCGTAAACACATGATCGTAATGCCGGCAAAGAACAGCCGTATCCTGCGTAAAATAAGGGTCATCGACAAACCAGATGGCGGTGGAAATACCCCGGCTTCGGATTTCTGCGATCTGCTCCAAATGGTCATCCGGAAATACATGCAGCCCGTTCATGACCAGCACCACTTCCGGAGATTCCCGGACGGCAGTCTCCAGCATGGCCTGCGCCGGGCATACGATCAGCTCGGTAACGAGACCGGTCAGCGCCTCCGATACCCCGGCGTCGATCGCATCGAATCCCTGCGGGACATACATCAGTCTTAAGGGACGCCGGAGACCGGCAGTAACCGGATTCAACCGTTTCACAGCTTCGCACAGACCAAGATGGTAGCCCTGCCCGTAGCCGTCACGGTAGCCCTGTTTGCGCTCCTGCAATATTTTCGCTTTCACAGCCTCACCCTACCCTGTCGTAATCTGATGACAGTATAGTTATATGCTTCGGAGATATCCGCCTCATGGACAGCTGTCCGTAATGGCGATAAATTGGCAGATGCCCTCTGGCAACCGTACAAACTGGACATGTAGGCCTGGACTTGGATTTGGATTGTTCTTCGCACTCCACCCTCTATGAATATCTCCGGCTCGCCAGAGGGATCAAGCGGCCTAAAGACGGGTTCTTTTTGCGTGCGGAAAGCTACTATAATGTAGCCTCTTATATCGACGAGCTGGATGAGGAGCCTTCTCCCGGTCCAAGGATCAAAGATTCATACGGGGGGAAGTCATTGCATGAGCAGTCGCATGGCGAATCCTTCTTCGCCGCTTTCATGCACCGGTTCGGCAGCCGCGGCTTGTACATTCTGGACGAGCCCGAAGCAGCGTTGTCGCCTCTCCGGCAGATGTCGCTGCTGGTCCGCATGCATGAGCTGGTGCGAAGTGAGTCCCAGTTTGTCATCGCCACCCACTCGCCGATCCTGATGTCCTATCCGGGCGCGGATATTTGGCTGCTGGAAGAGGAAGGCATCCGGGAAGCAGCCTTGGAGGAAACGGAACATTACGCAATAACCAAGGCGTTCATGAATAACCGCGAGGGAATGCTCCGCGAGCTGCTGGGGGAATGAAGGCTTATGCGAGAGTGCCCTATAAGCTATGGAAATGGCTGCTGGGCGGCCAATGTTTTTGTGCTGGAATTGGGCAGGTGGACGGGGCTACTCAAATGGAAGTGGGGATAATGCAGAATACCTGAAATTGCGGCTAGGCCCCCTAAATCCAGAGTCATGCCCTACAATTAACAAGCGTTCGTAAAATAACTCTTTATTTCAAGGTGTTACATGGCTTTATGAAATTTCGAGGAGTCCTCCAGTGTTTTGACCCATTCGGAAAACTTCGTTGGAGGCATTAACTTCAAGCTGCCATGCATCTTACGGTTGTTGTAGAAGTCCATGTATTGATCGAGGGCCTCGTAGGCTTCGTCGAAAGTCATGAACTCTCTATTTCTGAATAGATCGCGTTCCAGCAAGCTATGGAATGACTCAATGTATGCATTCATATTCGGTGTCCGCGGCGGGATGCGTTCGTGAATCATGTCCAGGCTTTCACAGGTATCTCCAAATAACTTACTGACGAATTGCGGCCCGTTGTCTGTTCGAATCACGGGCAGGGCTTCTCTGGATTGGAGACGACTCTGTAGCGCCCGCCATAGCGTTTGAACCGCATGTTTGGCCTCACATACGGGTCCTCTGTACTGCTGGACCACGACACGGTCAAACACATCAATGATGCTAAGTACAAAAAAGAAACGCTCCTGGCCGATGATATAGCCGTACTTAATGTCCATTTGCCACAACTGGTTGGACCCGGTGACGACCCGGTTCTTGGGGAGCCGGCGTGGATGTGAGGGGAGGCGCTTATGGGGTTGTTTCAGAATCCCTAGCTCCTTACACAAGCGATACGCTTTTTTCTTGTTGAGCTTCACGCTGTACCGGTCACGAATACATTGCGCGAGAAGCTTGTAGCCATAGACATGCTCTTCGCCTTCGAGGAGCTCAAGCAGCCACTCCTTGATTTGTTCGTCACTGACTCTCTTTCCCGTAACCGTGAAGGAGTAACCTGGTACCGGACGGCCCATTTGGCCTTCTGGTGGGCGTTTTGTTGCCGGACGGGCAGCCCGTTTTTTGCGGTCGTAGTACGTCGATTCGGATAATCCAAGGATGCGCAGAACCCATGCCACCGGTTCCCCCCGCTTAATAAATAGGTCTGCTACTTCGAATTTTTCGGATAAGCGGGGTTTTTCTTTTTTAGCAGTTCTCGCAGAATCTCAAGCTCAAGCTCTTTTTCTCCGAGCACCTTCATGGCCTTTTCGTAGCGTTGCTCCACATCCTGCAGTCGCTGAAGTTCTTGCAGATGCTCGTCTGCAACCGGAATTTCTTCTGGTGGAATGGAGTCACGATGATCCCTAATCCACCCGCGTATGGTTTCTGGATGAATGTCATATATGCGGGATAACACCCCCACCTTAACTCCAGCCAACGCTTCCTTTACGATTTTAAGCCGTGCTTCCTCTTTCAACCTCTTTCCCATCCTCGTCATCTCCCCCTTATCTCCAGTTTAAATTATTGGGTGGGATGACTCCAGTTTAGTTAGGGGGCCTAGGAGATTGTGCATCTTTTGGTCGTGTAGGAATGCAAGTTCTATAACATGCCTGTGAAAATACAGGTTTTTTCCGGCTCACCCTCAGATTCAGTCAGCACAGCCTCAAATTCCTGTATAGTAGCAGGATTTCAATGTGAATAAGCGTTTTGGGTTTAAAAAAACTGCAGTTTAACCGTTTTGAAAGACACTGCACCAAATTTACAGCCAACCAGACCTCGTTACTAGATAATGTAGCGTCAATCCGCCTCTCCTAAGCCTGCAGCAATACATATTGATGTCGGGCCACCCCAAATGCTCTATTTCGAACCATTTCCGATCATAGAACAACAGGAGCCAGCAAATCTTTTTTCTATTACCGAAAGACTTGGTCAGTATGACCGTTCCAAATGTTTCATTAACTTCTCTGATCCACGCCGTTTCTTGAACATGATCGCCTACAGATAGGGTACGGGGAGGGTTTCTGTTGATGATGACGCTCAAGGTTCCCCGATTGACACCGGCCTGCTCCGCAAAGCTCTGCATGGTAAGCCCCTACTCCCGAATATAAGTTTCCATTTCACATCGGATCATAGCCACTGCTGATCAATCGAGGCAATCCCAACAAAACATTTACTATAAATCCAAATATTGGTATACAGCAATACTAATCTATTACTCTCCAGCGATCAATTAATAAACCTTTAATTTATCGGGAGTCCGAACAGGGAGACAGGCGCCGTTCCGGTATACGAATGCAATCTATATACTGCAGTATTCGGATACCAGAATAAGGAGGATGAACCATTTTGATTATCGGTACTGTAGTTAATGCGTCCGGATTAGCCCAAGCAAGACTTATGGCAAATTCAGTCAAACGGCAAATGCCTTTCGCCAAAGTTTTAGTCTGCCTGGTTGAAGAGATTCAGGCGGGAACCTTGCCGGACGTTGACTGGATTTTTACGGCCAGAGAAATTTCCGCTTACCTCGGATTTGAGGATTTTGACAACTATATATTCAAGTTTAATTCCCTCCAATGCGGCACGGCGATGAAGGGGCTGCTGTTAACCTATCTTCTTGAAGCCTTCCCGGGTGAAGAGCATATTGTCTATCTGGATCCGGAAATGTATGTGTTTAAGCCGTTTAACGAAATCGAACAAATGCTCAGTTACTATGATGTTGTATTAACCCCCCACCATTTGGAACCCTCGGTTCCTTGGGATTGTTCCCGTGAAATCGGCACGCTGCAGGACGGTACCTTTCACAGCGGTCTTGTGGCCGTGAAGAACTCCTGGGAAGGACGCAATTTCGCAAAATGGTGGATGAAGATCATTGCAGGCGATTTCAGCGGACAGCCAAGCGGAATTTTTACCGATCAGCCTTATCTGAATTTCGTACCCGCTTTTTTCAATGCGGGCGTACTGCGCCATCCGGGGTATAATCTGGCATTCTGGAATCTGCATGAGAACGGCAGAAAGCTCTATCGCGTCGGCGATGAATACTGTCTGACCAACCACACCCCTCTTTGCTGCGCGAACTTCAGCAACTTTTTGGGACTGCTGAACAGCTGCATAGACACCTATACTCCCCATGACGGGACTTATAGACAAATGTGGAACGAATATCAGCTAAATTGGGCTTGGCTATCTCTCCAGCATCCTGCCCAGCCTTGGGCCTATGACTACTTTTACAGCGGGGAGAAAATTGCAGATGAGACCAAATTACGCTATAGAGCGGCAAAAACAGACCATTATGTAGAGGCAAATCCCTTCACTCTTTCAAACCACAGTGATTTCTAATCCCGATTATGACAAGGAGGAACTCCATGATTATTTGTTCAGTGACCTGTGCCGACAACCTGCATGAGGCAAAAATGATGGCAAGAGCAGCCAAATATCATATGCCTTATGCCCGGGTTGTCATCTGTCTGATGGAACGGGAGATTCATCCGGCGGCACTTGACGTACCGTGGTTTGATGAGGTTATTGTTGCCAAAGATCTGGGGATTCCCCGGTTTGAAGGAAGCATCTTTAAATACAGTCTGCTTGAGGGGGTAACCTCCATCAAACCGGCGTTTCTTCGTTTATTATTCGACCGGCATCCTGAGGAGATGAATGTCGTATTCATGGATACCGATATCATCGCCTATGCTCCTTTCGACGAT
This region of Paenibacillus sp. URB8-2 genomic DNA includes:
- a CDS encoding glycosyltransferase family protein: MKAKILQERKQGYRDGYGQGYHLGLCEAVKRLNPVTAGLRRPLRLMYVPQGFDAIDAGVSEALTGLVTELIVCPAQAMLETAVRESPEVVLVMNGLHVFPDDHLEQIAEIRSRGISTAIWFVDDPYFTQDTAVLCRHYDHVFTHELGCVEFYRSHGAGSVHYLPLCVNPGMFNPRRTGPEYCYDIVFIGNAFFNRTELFDRLAPMLIRHRTLIVGGFWERLKTFETLSPFIHKGFIPPEETANYYSGSKLVINIHRPWEAGQDNRNSYQIPGRSINPRTYEISACGAMQITDVREDLAKHYRPGYDMETFGSPEELESKIEYYLKHEKARRKFALRALRTTIQNHTFAARLPRLLDVIDEARARN
- a CDS encoding IS3 family transposase, whose protein sequence is MAWVLRILGLSESTYYDRKKRAARPATKRPPEGQMGRPVPGYSFTVTGKRVSDEQIKEWLLELLEGEEHVYGYKLLAQCIRDRYSVKLNKKKAYRLCKELGILKQPHKRLPSHPRRLPKNRVVTGSNQLWQMDIKYGYIIGQERFFFVLSIIDVFDRVVVQQYRGPVCEAKHAVQTLWRALQSRLQSREALPVIRTDNGPQFVSKLFGDTCESLDMIHERIPPRTPNMNAYIESFHSLLERDLFRNREFMTFDEAYEALDQYMDFYNNRKMHGSLKLMPPTKFSEWVKTLEDSSKFHKAM
- a CDS encoding helix-turn-helix domain-containing protein, with the translated sequence MGKRLKEEARLKIVKEALAGVKVGVLSRIYDIHPETIRGWIRDHRDSIPPEEIPVADEHLQELQRLQDVEQRYEKAMKVLGEKELELEILRELLKKKNPAYPKNSK